From Coffea arabica cultivar ET-39 chromosome 2e, Coffea Arabica ET-39 HiFi, whole genome shotgun sequence, the proteins below share one genomic window:
- the LOC113728223 gene encoding uncharacterized protein has translation MELELDSFLESHGLGNGTDDGDSDEYLSPSSSVPHHHRTVDEILLLNDSSSSSSSSAAGSPSPPSSPSTSAATALSSRRLHRLDHQQEPSLVTTNDPNFSESNNSSTISSSNSTIIYDDNNSSSNNHNNNNDLVAALSAITPSIKGLSLAHSLDSNSNHHLNTTSIISSSRTSRNLTASINSSNNNRINLAEFASSRSVILPSLFAAVKSNVKPGAALAAAAAASRSFPTPHAAAIKSSRTSSSAVALCSIAIAENDSISTTPPPPPPPPPPPPAIATAAHSELASWVPNEVDGEVYDECDSLPSTAGGAGLGLSVREADDEVDSCRHFSRVQDENLTAKDAGILPTNQTPNLEAATSFLVSNVDKQRIDDSSGAMLLSISSSAATEFHLPAKAEEKHLDANRNPTSSEVAIQAQSSSVVEDENNEDSRINSTNRVIHKDIASIVADPDEGECFEQEITAKTDEMHGQENVISQSKDEVLSLGGHETNSDDDVADIVQDVALQWKSNKGRRKTRNKSLHPCLTPLELAEELEKKQAFTGMYWEEGAAAQPMRLEGVRRGSTVLGYFDVDSNNAITRAISLQAFKQEHGFPSVLSVHLNYIAIGMSKGVILVFPSKYSPYHSDNMDSKMLMLGLQGERSYVPVTSMCFNQQGDLLFAGYGDGHFSVWDVQRASALKVINEHKAPVVHMLYLGQDSQASRQFNVVSGDSKGVVKLIRFSVVPWVNRISYSKATKLLDETTSMVICASPLLSTEFLGGLSMSSQVSSSVTTSAIGSMMGGVIGGDSGWKSTSLVENGVVIFVTHQSALVAKVSPTVEVYAQIPKPDGVGDRSMPYAAWRCMSDLLGSSTETVPAETLEKCSWLAIAWDRKVQVAKLVKSELKVYAKWTLDCPAVGVAWLDDQMLVVLTSIGRLVMFTKEGNMIHDTSFAVNGTGGDDMITYHTYFNNIHGNPEKAHHNCVAVRGASIYILGTSHLVVSRLLPWKERIEVLHRAGDWMGALNMAMTIYDGQAHGVIDLPRTLDDVQKTIMPYLAELLLSYVDEVFSYIKVASGNQVGNSDQLDESKSSSDSDNPEIEEQYIRVGGVAVEFCVHIKRTDILFDEIYAKFCAAKHKETFVELLEPYILKDMLGCLPPAIMQALVEHYSMKGWLQRVEQCVLHMDISSLDFNQVVRLCREHRLHGALIYLFNKGLDDFRTPLEELLVVLQQCERENASVLGYRILVYLKYCFHGFAFPPGHGTLSPTRLLSIRKDILAFLLEDSSIPNPQALTNSMSDKPFPNLCHLLDLDTEATLDVLNCAFLEEQNLAFNNLCHDLTSSNVGVKDLGDESQNLVQKLVDVLSLILEASYFQRGCSTSSDDGSSLETWPSKKDAGHIIEFVTYYVACERAKVSRDILSQILEYLTSEISFSPSVSRQNIEIHKRREKQLLTLLEVVPDTEWDAPYLLHLCERCQFHQVCGLIHSNRCQYVAALDSYIKAVDESIHALSFIHDMLRRLSETDSEAFQAAVFSRIGDLVKLDREGTFFLVVVHFHGQSQEILFSQLHSHPESLFLYLKTLVEVHTTGNLKFSCLRKDGSLHFPSGRMAKHQSDRIKTFLEELNDFPKLLRTKPIQLTDEVTEQYLELLCRYERESVRKFLETFESYRVENCLRLCQEYGIVDAASFLLERVGDVGSALMLILSGLNEKFIVLEASIGPSDSRPKHFNSILKEEEVNDILDILHSCIGLCQRNSPRLDPHESEYLWFQLLDSFCLPLMDSCSSKTRSIHQQDMEVLEVKQDHEDDCIIKWKISKSHKNAYILKKLLSLFIREIVEGMIGYVHLPTIMLKLLSDNGSQEFGDFKPTILGMLGTYDFERRILDTAKSLIEDDTYYTMSLLKKGASHGFAPRGLTCCVCNGLLTKRSHSSSIQVFSCGHAMHVHCVLQENETSVWGSSAGCPICVAGKKAQRSRSKSVVVANELVSKALSRSHKVPGTSVLHAPDNDVSENSYGSHPISRFELLNNLHKDQRSSQIENMPQLRLAPPAVYHEKVKKGNDLMTEESSRGSASAEKSRSKQLGDVKVKGSSVRFPLRSNIFGKLPLKS, from the exons ATGGAGCTGGAGCTGGACTCTTTCCTTGAATCACACGGACTCGGAAATGGCACGGATGATGGTGACTCCGACGAGTACCTAAGTCCCTCCTCCTCTGTTCCTCATCATCATCGTACAGTCGACGAAATTCTCCTCCTCAacgattcttcttcttcatcctcATCTTCGGCGGCAGGTTCACCCTCTCCCCCTTCTTCTCCATCTACTTCTGCTGCTACTGCTCTTTCCTCTCGGCGGCTGCATCGATTAGATCATCAACAAGAACCTTCTCTAGTAACAACTAATGATCCTAACTTTAGTGAGAGTAATAATTCTAGcaccatttcttcttccaatAGCACAATTATCTATGATGATAATAACAGCAGTAGTAATAATCACAACAACAACAACGATCTTGTTGCTGCTTTGTCTGCAATAACCCCCAGCATAAAAGGGCTATCTCTTGCGCATTCCTTGGATTCCAATAGCAACCACCACTTGAATACTACTTCCATAATTTCTTCTTCTAGGACTAGTAGGAATCTTACTGCTAGCATTAACAGTAGCAATAATAATAGGATAAATTTGGCTGAATTTGCTTCTTCGCGGTCGGTTATTCTGCCTTCGCTATTTGCTGCCGTCAAATCCAATGTCAAGCCCGGTGCCGCCCTTGCCGCTGCGGCCGCCGCGTCTCGTTCTTTTCCAACTCCCCACGCCGCTGCCATTAAGTCCTCCAGAACCTCTTCCAGTGCTGTGGCTCTTTGCTCCATTGCTATTGCGGAAAACGACTCCATATCCACCACGCCGCCGCCtccgccaccaccacctcctcctcctcctgctATTGCTACTGCCGCTCATTCAGAGCTTGCTTCCTGGGTTCCCAACGAGGTTGATGGCGAAGTTTATGATGAATGCGATAGCCTTCCATCTACTGCTGGAGGAGCTGGACTAGGTTTGAGCGTGAGAGAGGCTGATGATGAAGTGGACAGCTGCAGGCATTTCTCTAGGGTTCAGGACGAGAATTTGACGGCCAAGGATGCTGGAATACTGCCCACCAATCAGACTCCCAATCTAGAGGCTGCAACTTCTTTTCTTGTATCAAATGTTGATAAACAAAGAATTGATGACTCATCTGGGGCTATGCTTTTATCCATTTCTTCTTCTGCTGCAACTGAGTTCCATTTACCTGCCAAAGCTGAAGAAAAACATTTGGATGCAAACAGGAATCCCACGTCTAGTGAAGTTGCCATTCAAGCACAATCTTCATCAGTGGTGGAGGATGAGAATAATGAGGATTCTCGAATTAATTCTACAAACAGAGTCATCCACAAGGATATTGCTTCTATTGTTGCTGATCCAGATGAAGGAGAATGTTTTGAGCAGGAGATTACTGCTAAGACAGATGAAATGCATGGTCAGGAGAATGTAATATCACAATCTAAAGATGAGGTTTTGAGTCTCGGAGGACATGAGACCAATTCCGATGACGATGTTGCAGATATTGTACAAGATGTTGCTTTGCAATGGAAAAGCAACAAGGGTAGAAGAAAGACACGTAATAAATCACTCCATCCTTGCTTGACACCGCTTGAATTGGCTGAAGAGCTTGAGAAGAAACAAGCATTTACAGGCATGTACTGGGAGGAAGGTGCTGCTGCCCAACCCATGAGGCTTGAGGGTGTTAGGAGGGGATCAACTGTGTTGGGTTACTTTGATGTTGATTCAAACAATGCCATTACTCGGGCCATCTCCTTGCAAGCCTTCAAACAGGAACATGGATTTCCATCAGTTCTTTCAGTTCATCTCAATTACATTGCTATAGGGATGTCTAAAGGAGTCATTCTTGTCTTCCCAAGCAAATACTCTCCTTACCATTCCGACAACATGGACTCAAAG ATGTTGATGCTTGGATTACAAGGGGAAAGATCTTATGTTCCTGTGACTTCCATGTGCTTCAACCAGCAGGGAGATTTGCTCTTTGCCGGTTATGGGGATGGCCATTTTTCTGTTTGGGATGTGCAAAGGGCATCAGCACTTAAAGTTATAAATGAGCATAAAGCTCCAGTAGTGCATATGTTATATCTGGGGCAGGATTCTCAAGCTAGTCGCCAGTTCAATGTAGTTAGTGGGGATAGCAAAGGTGTTGTTAAGTTGATTCGTTTTTCTGTGGTTCCTTGGGTTAACCGGATCTCCTATTCCAAAGCAACC AAACTTCTCGATGAAACAACTAGCATGGTAATTTGTGCATCTCCGCTGCTTTCAACTGAATTCCTTGGAGGCTTGTCTATGTCTTCCCAAGTGAGCAGCTCAGTTACAACAAGTGCTATTGGAAGCATGATGGGTGGAGTCATTGGAGGAGATTCTGGCTGGAAATCCACTTCTTTGGTTGAAAATGGTGTGGTGATATTTGTCACTCATCAATCCGCTCTGGTG GCAAAAGTAAGTCCGACAGTGGAAGTGTATGCTCAAATTCCTAAGCCTGATGGTGTTGGGGATCGTTCAATGCCTTATGCTGCTTGGAGATGCATGTCTGATTTGCTCGGTTCTTCAACTG AAACTGTACCTGCTGAAACATTAGAAAAATGTTCCTGGCTTGCAATTGCTTGGGATCGAAAAGTTCAGGTGGCTAAGTTGGTGAAGTCAGAATTAAAAGTATATGCAAAATGGACTCTGGATTGTCCGGCAGTGGGTGTGGCTTGGTTAGATGATCAG ATGCTGGTAGTTCTCACATCAATAGGACGACTTGTGATGTTCACAAAAGAAGGAAATATGATTCATGACACAAGCTTTGCTGTCAATGGAACAGGAGGAGATGATATGATTACATATCATACCTACTTTAACAATATTCATGGGAATCCTGAGAAAGCTCATCATAACTGTGTAGCTGTAAGGGGCGCCAGCATATATATCCTCGGAACCTCCCATCTTGTTGTTTCCCGTCTTCTCCCCTGGAAGGAACGTATAGAAGTTTTGCACAGAGCAGGTGACTGGATGGGGGCATTGAACATGGCTATGACAATTTATGATGGCCAAGCTCATGGAGTTATTGATCTTCCAAGAACTTTAGATGATGTACAGAAGACAATTATGCCATACCTAGCAGAGCTTCTTTTGTCCTACGTAGATGAGGTGTTTTCGTATATAAAAGTTGCATCTGGGAACCAAGTGGGGAATTCAGACCAATTGGATGAGTCAAAGAGTAGCAGTGACTCTGATAATCCTGAAATAGAAGAGCAGTATATCCGTGTTGGTGGTGTTGCTGTTGAGTTTTGCGTACATATCAAGAGAACTGATATCCTGTTCGATGAAATCTATGCCAAATTTTGTGCAGCTAAACATAAAG AAACGTTTGTGGAGCTTTTGGAGCCTTACATATTGAAAGACATGCTGGGATGTCTGCCACCTGCG ATTATGCAAGCTTTAGTTGAGCATTATAGTATGAAAGGTTGGCTGCAGCGAGTTGAACAATGTGTTCTCCACATGGATATTTCATCATTGGATTTCAACCAG GTTGTACGTCTGTGCAGGGAGCACAGGTTGCATGGTGCATTGATATATTTGTTTAACAAAGGTCTAGATGATTTCAGGACTCCTTTGGAGGAGCTCTTGGTTGTCTTACAACAATGCGAGAGGGAAAATGCTTCAGTCCTTGG GTACAGGATACTTGTTTACCTGAAATACTGCTTCCATGGCTTTGCTTTTCCTCCAG GACATGGGACACTTTCTCCTACACGGCTATTATCTATAAGAAAAGACATTCTGGCATTTCTATTAGAGGATTCTAGTATCCCAAATCCACAGGCACTTACAAACTCGATGTCTGATAAGCCATTCCCAAATCTGTGTCACCTGTTAGATTTGGATACTGAAGCCACTTTAGATGTTTTGAATTGTGCATTTTTAGAGGAACAAAATCTAGCATTTAACAATCTCTGTCACGACTTGACCAGTTCAAATGTGGGAGTGAAGGACTTGGGGGATGAAAGTCAAAATTTGGTCCAGAAATTAGTAGATGTTCTGTCTCTTATCCTTGAAGCAAGCTACTTCCAAAGGGGCTGTTCTACTAGCAGTGACGATGGTAGTTCATTGGAGACTTGGCCTTCAAAGAAAGATGCAGGCCACATAATTGAGTTTGTTACTTATTATGTTGCCTGTGAAAGAGCGAAGGTGTCTAGAGATATTTTAAGTCAAATTTTGGAGTATTTGACATCAGAAATTAGCTTTTCACCTAGTGTCTCTAGGCAGAATATTGAGATCCACAAAAGAAGAGAGAAGCAATTGCTTACACTTTTAGAGGTTGTACCTGACACAGAGTGggatgctccatacctgttgcATTTGTGTGAAAGATGTCAGTTTCACCAG GTCTGCGGCTTAATTCATTCAAACAGATGTCAGTATGTTGCTGCATTGGATAGTTATATAAAAGCTGTAGATGAATCCATTCATGCTCTTTCTTTTATCCATGATATGTTGCGGCGACTGAGTGAGACTGATTCAGAAGCCTTCCAAGCAGCAGTCTTTTCAAGGATTGGTGATCTGGTCAAATTAGACAG AGAAGGAACTTTCTTTCTGGTGGTTGTCCATTTCCATGGACAAAGTCAGGAAATTTTGTTTTCTCAGTTACACTCTCACCCAGAgagcctttttctttatttgaagaCACTTGTTGAGGTTCACACAACTGGAAATCTCAAATTTTCTTGCTTAAGAAAAGATGGTAGTTTACATTTTCCGAGTGGAAGGATGGCAAAGCATCAGTCAGATAGAATTAAGACGTTCCTTGAAGAATTGAATGATTTCCCAAAATTGCTCCGCACTAAGCCAATTCAGCTGACAGATGAAGTGACAGAACAGTATCTTGAG CTGTTGTGTCGCTATGAGCGGGAATCAGTTCGAAAGTTCTTGGAGACCTTTGAAAGCTATAGAGTAGAGAACTGTTTACGCCTCTGTCAGGAATATGGAATTGTAGATGCAGCTTCCTTCTTGCTGGAAAGGGTTGGTGATGTTGGAAGTGCTCTTATGCTCATTCTTTCTGGCCTCAATGAAAAATTTATTGTGCTTGAAGCTTCTATTGGCCCATCTGATTCTCGTCCTAAGCACTTCAATTCAATTTTAAAGGAGGAGGAG GTCAATGACATACTTGACATTCTGCACTCTTGTATTGGACTATGCCAACGGAACAGTCCGCGTTTGGATCCTCATGAGTCTGAGTACCTGTGGTTTCAGTTGCTTGACTC GTTTTGTTTGCCTCTAATGGATTCATGTAGCAGCAAAACAAGATCTATACATCAGCAAGACATGGAAGTTCTAGAAGTTAAGCAAGATCATGAAGATGACTGCATAATAAAATGGAAGATCTCAAAGTCTCACAAAAATGCATACATTTTGAAGAAACTGCTCTCTTTATTTATTAGAGAGATAGTCGAAGGAATGATTGGGTATGTTCACCTCCCAACAATCATGTTGAAGCTTCTTTCAGATAATGGCAGCCAGGAATTTGGTGACTTTAAACCTACCATATTGGGCATGCTTGGAACATATGATTTTGAAAGAAGAATTCTG GACACTGCCAAATCCTTGATTGAGGACGATACCTACTACACCATGAGCTTACTTAAGAAGGGTGCTTCCCATGGTTTTGCCCCTCGGGGACTAACATGTTGTGTATGCAATGGACTCCTTACAAAAAGATCCCACAGCTCCAGCATCCAAGTTTTCAGTTGTGGCCATGCAATGCATGTCCACTGTGTACTCCAGGAAAATGAGACTTCAGTTTGGGGCTCATCAGCTGGATGTCCCATTTGTGTGGCTGGGAAGAAAGCTCAGAGATCAAGAAGCAAATCTGTGGTTGTCGCGAATGAGTTGGTGAGCAAAGCTTTATCAAGATCGCATAAAGTACCCGGCACAAGTGTTCTTCATGCACCAGATAATGATGTGTCAGAGAATTCCTATGGTTCCCACCCAATTTCTAGG TTTGAGCTCTTGAACAATCTTCATAAAGACCAGAGATCAAGCCAAATAGAGAATATGCCTCAGCTGAGGCTTGCTCCACCAGCTGTTTACCATGAAAAGGTGAAGAAAGGAAATGATCTAATGACTGAAGAAAGCAGCAGGGGATCAGCTAGTGCAGAAAAATCAAGGAGTAAGCAACTTGGAGACGTAAAAGTGAAAGGGTCGTCTGTTAGGTTTCCCCTGAGATCCAATATTTTTGGCAAGTTACCATTAAAATCTTGA